A window of Nitratireductor kimnyeongensis genomic DNA:
CAGCTCGATCGCAGCACCTGGGTGAGCCTCAGAAGCTGGGGCGCCTGAACCGAAAGGAGAACAGACGGGCCTGAAACCCCGTCTGCTCTCGCACTTCGACGAATGATGCTGTAGACGGTTCTGCGCAACGATACGGAAAGACGGTCAACACCATGAAGTTTCTCGATCAGGCCAAGGTCTATATCCGCTCCGGCGATGGCGGCGCGGGCTCCGTTTCGTTCCGACGCGAGAAATATATCGAGTTCGGCGGCCCCGATGGCGGGGATGGCGGGCGTGGCGGCGATGTCTGGGTCGAGGCAGTGCAGGGCCTGAACACGCTCATCGACTATCGCTATCAGCAGCATTTCAAGGCCAAAACCGGCGTGCACGGCATGGGCCGAAACCGCACCGGCGCCAAGGGCGAGGACGCGATCCTCAAAGTGCCGGTGGGCACGCAGATCTACGAGGAAGACAATGAGACGCTCATCTGCGACCTGACCGAAATTGGCCAGCGCTTCAAGCTGGCTAGCGGCGGCAATGGCGGTTTCGGCAACCAGCATTTCAAATCCTCCACCAATCAGGCCCCGCGCCGCGCCAATCCCGGCCTGCCCGGCCAAGAAGCGTGGATCTGGCTGCGCCTGAAGCTGATCGCCGATGCCGGGCTCGTCGGCCTGCCCAATGCCGGCAAGTCCACATTCCTCGCCACCGTCACTGCGGCCAAGCCCAAGATCGCCGACTATCCCTTCACCACGCTGCATCCCAATCTGGGCGTGGTCCGCATCGACGCACGCGAATTCGTGATGGCCGACATCCCCGGCCTCATCGAGGGCGCCCATGCGGGCGTGGGCATTGGCGACCGGTTCCTCGGCCATGTGGAACGCACCC
This region includes:
- the obgE gene encoding GTPase ObgE, which encodes MKFLDQAKVYIRSGDGGAGSVSFRREKYIEFGGPDGGDGGRGGDVWVEAVQGLNTLIDYRYQQHFKAKTGVHGMGRNRTGAKGEDAILKVPVGTQIYEEDNETLICDLTEIGQRFKLASGGNGGFGNQHFKSSTNQAPRRANPGLPGQEAWIWLRLKLIADAGLVGLPNAGKSTFLATVTAAKPKIADYPFTTLHPNLGVVRIDAREFVMADIPGLIEGAHAGVGIGDRFLGHVERTRVLLHLVSAREEDPAAVYNTIRGELAAYGHGLTDKAEIVALSQVDLLDDDARAEKQAALAEACGRKPLLLSSATGEGVQDVLRALMKIIEDARAEEEDAEAADDRWQK